The Juglans microcarpa x Juglans regia isolate MS1-56 chromosome 8S, Jm3101_v1.0, whole genome shotgun sequence genome has a window encoding:
- the LOC121244834 gene encoding LOW QUALITY PROTEIN: splicing factor 3B subunit 1-like (The sequence of the model RefSeq protein was modified relative to this genomic sequence to represent the inferred CDS: inserted 2 bases in 2 codons; deleted 2 bases in 1 codon) — MDPDIAKTQEERKRLEQQLASITSLTFDTDLYGGNDRDSYVTSIPVTDDDENLDSIDNEVARKLASYTAPKSLLKEMPRGAGAEDDRRRIWGFKKPQRIIDREDDYRKRRLNRVISPERHDAFAAGEKTPDPSVRTYADVMREEALKREKEETLKRIAKKKEEEESAPKSDKATEDKGPKRRNRWDQSQDDGAAAAKKPKTTSDWDLPEDATPGRWDATPTPGRLGDATPSASVGRRNRWDETPTPGRLADATPAGGVTPGATPAGMTWDATPKISGLATPTPKRQRSRWXETPATMGSATPMAGATPAAAASFTPGITPVGGVELATPTPGAINLRGAITPEQYNLLRWEKDIEERNRPLTDEELDAMFPQEGYKILEPPASYVPIRTPARKLLATPTPLGTPLYSIPEENRGQQFDVPKEAPGGLPFMKPEDYQYFGALLNEDEEEELSPDEQKERKIMKLLLKVKNGTPPQRKTALRQLTDKARELGAGPLFNRILPLLMQPTLEDQERHLLVKVIDRVLYKLDELVRPYVHKILVVIEPLLIDEDYYARVEGREIISNLSKAAGLATMIAAMRPDIDNIDEYVRNTTARAFSVVASALGIPALLPFLKAVCQSKKSWQARHTGIKIVQQIAILIGCAVLPHLRSLVEIIEHGLLDENQKVRTITALSLAALAEAAAPYGIESFDSVLKPLWKGIRSHRGKVLAAFLKAIGFIIPLMDALYASYYTKEVMVILIREFQSPDEEMKKIVLKVVKQCVSTEGVEADYIRNDILPEFFKNFWVRRMALDRRNYRQLVETTVEIANKVGVADIVGRIVEDLKDESEPYRRMVMETIEKVVANLGASDIDARLEELLIDGILYAFQEQTSDDANVMLNGFGAVVNALGQRVKPYLPQICGTIKWRLNNKSAKVRQQAADLISRIAVVMKQCQEEQLMGHLGVVLYEYLGEEYPEVXGSILGALKAIVNVIGMTKMTPPIKDLLPRLTPILKNRHEKVQENCIDLVGRIADRGAEFVPAREWMRICFELLEMLKAHKKGIRRATVNTFGYIAKAIGPQDVLATLLNNLKVQERQNRVCTTVAIAIVAETCSPFTVLPALMNEYRVPELNVQNGVLKSLSFLFEYIGEMGKDYIYAVTPLLEDALMDRDLVHRQTAASAVKHMALGVAGLGCEDALIHLLNYVWPNIFETSPHVINAVMEAIEGMRVALGAAVVLNYCLQGLFHPARKVREVYWKIYNSLYIGAQDALVAAYPVMEDEQNNVYSRPELMMFV, encoded by the exons ATGGACCCGGACATCGCCAAGACCCAGGAAGAGCGAAAGCGCTTGGAGCAGCAGCTGGCATCCATCACCTCCCTCACGTTCGACACCGATCTCTATGGCGGCAACGACCGCGATTCCTACGTCACCTCCATCCCCGTCACCGACGACGATGAGAACCTCGACTCCATCGACAACGAGGTCGCCCGCAAGCTCGCTTCTTACACCGCCCCCAAATCCCTCTTGAAAGAAATGCCCCGGGGTGCAGGAGCCGAAGACGAC CGACGACGCATTTGGGGCTTCAAGAAGCCGCAGCGCATCATCGACCGCGAGGACGATTACCGCAAGAGGCGACTCAATCGGGTGATCTCACCCGAGAGGCACGACGCCTTCGCCGCGGGGGAGAAGACTCCGGACCCCTCCGTGAGAACCTACGCAGATGTTATGAGGGAGGAGGCTTTGAAGAGGGAAAAGGAGGAGACACTGAAGAGGATTgcgaagaagaaggaagaggaggagtCTGCTCCCAAGTCTGATAAGGCTACGGAGGATAAGGGTCCCAAGAGGAGGAATAGGTGGGACCAGTCGCAGGACGATGGGGCTGCCGCTGCAAAGAAGCCAAAAACTACGTCGGATTGGGATTTGCCTGAGGACGCTACTCCGGGGCGGTGGGACGCGACTCCCACACCTGGGAGGTTGGGCGATGCCACCCCATCCGCGTCAGTGGGGAGGAGAAACAGGTGGGACGAGACGCCAACTCCTGGCAGATTGGCGGATGCCACCCCGGCCGGTGGGGTTACTCCAGGAGCGACCCCGGCGGGGATGACCTGGGACGCCACCCCAAAAATCTCGGGCCTCGCCACGCCCACCCCAAAACGGCAGAGATCGAGGT ACGAGACGCCTGCTACCATGGGCAGCGCAACCCCAATGGCAGGGGCCACTCCAGCAGCTGCAGCGTCGTTTACACCGGGGATTACTCCTGTCGGTGGTGTCGAGCTAGCAACGCCGACGCCAGGGGCTATCAATTTGCGTGGTGCCATCACCCCGGAGCAGTACAATTTGCTGAGGTGGGAGAAGGACATCGAGGAGAGGAACCGGCCACTGACGGACGAGGAGTTGGACGCCATGTTTCCGCAGGAGGGTTATAAGATTTTGGAGCCGCCGGCGTCCTATGTTCCCATTAGGACTCCCGCAAGGAAGCTGCTCGCGACCCCCACTCCTTTGGGGACTCCTCTGTATTCCATCCCCGAAGAGAATCGTGGGCAGCAGTTTGATGTGCCCAAGGAAGCCCCGGGTGGCTTGCCGTTCATGAAGCCCGAGGATTACCAGTACTTTGGGGCGTTGTTGAAcgaggatgaggaggaggagttgTCCCCCGATGAACAGAAAGAGCGGAAGATCATGAAGCTCCTGCTTAAGGTCAAGAATGGGACGCCCCCACAGAGGAAAACGGCATTGCGGCAGCTTACAGATAAGGCAAGAGAGCTTGGGGCCGGGCCGTTGTTTAACCGGATCCTGCCGCTGCTCATGCAACCCACTTTGGAAGATCAGGAGAGGCATCTCTTGGTGAAGGTGATCGACAGGGTGCTCTATAAGTTGGATGAGCTGGTACGTCCTTACGTGCATAAGATTCTTGTTGTGATTGAACCGTTGTTGATTGATGAGGATTATTATGCGCGCGTTGAAGGGCGAGAGATTATTTCCAATCTTAGTAAAGCCGCTGGCTTGGCCACCATGATTGCGGCCATGCGTCCCGATATAGATAATATTGATGAATATGTGAGGAACACCACTGCCAGAGCTTTCAGTGTTGTTGCTTCTGCTCTCGGGATTCCTGCTCTGTTGCCCTTCTTAAAGGCGGTGTGTCAGAGTAAGAAATCGTGGCAAGCTCGGCACACGGGGATTAAGATTGTTCAGCAGATTGCCATCTTGATTGGTTGTGCCGTGCTTCCTCATCTGAGGTCTCTTGTGGAGATCATAGAGCACGGTCTGCTGGACGAGAATCAGAAGGTGAGGACAATCACTGCATTGTCTCTGGCTGCTCTTGCCGAGGCTGCTGCCCCTTATGGTATCGAGAGCTTTGACTCGGTGTTGAAGCCTTTGTGGAAGGGTATCAGGTCGCACCGTGGGAAAGTCTTGGCTGCATTCTTAAAAGCCATCGGTTTTATAATCCCTCTCATGGATGCACTATATGCCAGTTACTACACCAAGGAAGTTATGGTTATTCTGATTCGCGAGTTCCAGTCGCCCgatgaagaaatgaagaagattgTTCTGAAGGTGGTGAAGCAGTGTGTGAGTACGGAGGGTGTGGAGGCTGATTACATTCGCAACGATATTCTTCCGGAGTTCTTCAAAAATTTCTGGGTCAGGAGGATGGCTTTGGATAGGAGAAACTACAGGCAGCTCGTGGAAACTACCGTGGAGATAGCAAACAAAGTCGGTGTTGCTGATATAGTTGGGAGAATTGTGGAGGATCTTAAAGATGAGAGTGAGCCTTACAGACGAATGGTTATGGAGACCATTGAGAAGGTAGTTGCCAACTTGGGTGCATCTGATATAGATGCTCGGTTGGAGGAACTTCTTATTGATGGAATCCTTTATGCCTTCCAAGAGCAGACCAGTGATGATGCCAACGTGATGCTTAATGGTTTTGGTGCAGTTGTTAATGCACTTGGGCAGAGAGTGAAACCGTACCTTCCCCAGATTTGTGGCACCATAAAATGGCGGTTGAATAACAAGAGCGCAAAGGTGAGACAGCAAGCAGCGGATCTGATATCGAGGATTGCTGTGGTGATGAAGCAGTGCCAGGAGGAACAACTGATGGGTCACCTTGGTGTTGTATTGTATGAGTATCTGGGAGAGGAGTATCCCGAGG CTGGATCTATCCTAGGAGCTCTCAAGGCAATTGTCAATGTTATTGGTATGACAAAGATGACTCCTCCTATAAAGGACTTGCTTCCTAGACTGACACCAATTTTGAAGAATAGGCACGAGAAAGTCCAGGAGAACTGCATTGACCTTGTCGGACGGATTGCTGACCGTGGGGCTGAGTTTGTTCCGGCTAGGGAGTGGATGAGGATTTGCTTTGAGCTTCTCGAGATGCTTAAAGCCCACAAGAAGGGTATACGGCGAGCCACTGTGAACACCTTCGGCTATATTGCCAAAGCCATTGGACCACAGGATGTCCTGGCCACCCTGTTGAATAATCTCAAGGTGCAGGAGCGGCAGAACCGTGTGTGCACAACTGTGGCGATTGCTATAGTTGCTGAAACCTGTTCTCCCTTTACAGTTCTTCCAGCTTTAATGAATGAATATCGCGTGCCAGAGCTTAATGTGCAAAATGGTGTCCTGAAATCCCTCTCTTTTCTGTTCGAGTATATTGGGGAAATGGGAAAAGACTACATCTATGCCGTGACTCCATTACTTGAGGATGCCCTCATGGATAGGGATTTGGTTCACAGGCAGACTGCTGCTTCAGCTGTTAAGCACATGGCCTTGGGGGTTGCTGGTTTGGGTTGCGAGGATGCTTTAATCCACTTGCTCAACTATGTGTGGCCAAACATTTTTGAGACTTCCCCGCACGTGATAAATGCTGTAATGGAAGCCATTGAAGGAATGAGGGTGGCCTTGGGTGCTGCTGTCGTGCTAAACTACTGCCTTCAGGGGCTGTTTCATCCTGCTCGCAAGGTTAGGGAGGTGTACTGGAAGATTTATAACTCGCTTTATATTGGAGCACAAGATGCTCTTGTGGCGGCTTATCCCGTGATGGAGGACGAGCAGAACAACGTATACAGTAGGCCTGAGTTGATGATGTTTGTCTGA
- the LOC121244838 gene encoding uncharacterized protein LOC121244838: MEPNRRKKTEKSKWTAINNEEEKKVEELLQAAQDELLLKLSLDSHMSRVPPDYLHTDLDRRFQSLKSRPSLPISPSQSQKLTPSSVASAGAEDEELKAALGDELSTRFAALKGSLFSSSSSSSTNVISVGPISSSDDDEEDEVEKLIRWAKDAARLDPSPPSDEDDEEEEDNHQHEKVHQRK, from the coding sequence atggagccCAACAGAAGGAAGAAGACGGAGAAGAGCAAGTGGACAGCAATTAATAAcgaagaggagaagaaggttGAAGAGCTACTTCAAGCAGCGCAGGACGAGTTGCTTCTTAAGCTCTCTCTCGACTCCCACATGTCCCGCGTTCCTCCCGACTACCTCCACACCGATCTCGACCGTCGTTTCCAATCCCTCAAATCCCGACCATCCCTCCCTATATCTCCGTCTCAATCCCAGAAATTGACTCCATCATCAGTTGCTTCTGCTGGTGCGGAGGACGAGGAATTGAAGGCCGCTCTGGGTGACGAGCTCTCCACTAGATTCGCTGCTCTCAAGGGTTCTTTGTTTTCGtcgtcttcttcatcttctactAACGTTATTTCTGTGGGTCCCATATCATCATCTGATGACGATGAAGAGGATGAAGTCGAGAAGTTGATTCGGTGGGCCAAGGATGCAGCTCGTCTCGACCCTTCTCCTCCGTCCGATGAAGACGACGAGGAGGAAGAGGATAACCATCAACATGAAAAGGTACATCAACGGAAATAG